A region from the Brachyspira hampsonii genome encodes:
- a CDS encoding EamA family transporter, translating into MDIIFALLSSIFASLTAILIKIGLSNINSNLATAIRTIIILIMSWIIVFYTNSLNSINTIETIKNLNTKTVIFIVLSGIATGLSWIFYFKALQIGNVNKVIVIDKLSIVFTIILAAVFLKEALNIKVIIGMLFIAAGTLIISFQS; encoded by the coding sequence ATGGATATTATTTTTGCATTATTATCATCAATATTTGCATCCCTTACTGCTATACTTATAAAGATAGGATTATCAAATATTAATTCTAATTTAGCAACTGCCATAAGAACTATTATTATATTAATAATGTCTTGGATTATAGTTTTTTATACTAATTCATTAAACTCTATAAATACAATTGAAACTATAAAAAATCTAAATACAAAGACTGTTATATTTATAGTATTATCTGGTATAGCTACAGGTTTATCTTGGATTTTTTATTTTAAAGCACTTCAGATTGGAAATGTTAATAAGGTAATAGTTATAGATAAACTTTCTATAGTTTTTACTATAATATTAGCGGCCGTCTTTTTAAAAGAGGCCTTGAATATAAAAGTTATTATAGGCATGCTGTTTATAGCGGCAGGTACATTGATAATAAGTTTTCAGTCATGA
- a CDS encoding bifunctional 5,10-methylenetetrahydrofolate dehydrogenase/5,10-methenyltetrahydrofolate cyclohydrolase — MFNILDGRELAKEIKERIKKETELLERKPRIDFIYFEDDKSTEVYFTRAKKQAESVGMIGSLHNLSVNTTEEDFLTLIEYLNEEAETSGIMIQMPLPKHINKKKVYETISIEKDADAISHVNLGRIFIGDSNLVPCTAKSAMALIEKSGINIEGANAVVIGRSEIVGKPLAHLLLQKSATVTIAHSKTKNLKDICKNADILCVSIGKPEFITGEYIKKDAVVIDIGINVLEDGSLKGDVDFEEASKIASYITPVPNGVGSVTVSMLLDNVLYLHKNMINKN, encoded by the coding sequence ATGTTTAATATTTTAGACGGCAGAGAATTAGCCAAAGAGATAAAAGAAAGAATAAAAAAGGAAACAGAACTTCTTGAAAGAAAACCAAGAATAGATTTTATATATTTTGAAGATGATAAGTCTACAGAAGTTTATTTTACAAGAGCAAAGAAGCAGGCTGAAAGTGTCGGAATGATAGGATCTTTGCATAACCTTTCTGTAAACACAACAGAAGAAGATTTTTTGACATTGATAGAATATTTAAATGAAGAAGCTGAGACAAGCGGAATAATGATTCAGATGCCTCTTCCTAAACATATAAACAAGAAAAAAGTTTATGAAACAATTTCAATAGAAAAAGATGCTGATGCAATATCGCATGTCAATTTAGGCAGGATATTTATAGGAGACAGCAATTTAGTTCCTTGTACAGCAAAGAGTGCTATGGCTTTAATAGAGAAATCAGGTATCAATATAGAAGGTGCTAATGCTGTTGTTATAGGAAGGAGTGAGATAGTTGGTAAGCCTTTAGCACATTTACTTTTACAGAAATCAGCTACTGTAACAATAGCACATTCAAAAACTAAAAATTTAAAAGATATTTGCAAAAATGCTGATATATTATGTGTATCTATTGGAAAGCCTGAATTTATTACGGGTGAGTATATAAAGAAAGATGCTGTTGTTATAGACATAGGTATAAATGTATTAGAAGACGGTTCTTTAAAAGGAGATGTTGATTTTGAGGAGGCTTCTAAGATAGCTTCTTATATTACTCCTGTACCGAATGGAGTTGGAAGTGTTACAGTTTCTATGCTTTTAGATAATGTGCTTTATCTTCATAAAAATATGATAAATAAAAACTAA
- a CDS encoding tetratricopeptide repeat protein: MIKKIFIIFFTILTINSISFAQKKIIIFETEYSNNYNSYAVKDLIIKNLFVNSDFHIIPYMPYKKSDYKEIKSKIKELTLNNNADLSITYDLFKYKNGLVLNYVIFDREKPNEWKEKNIYSKEENLFESINKVLEDIYSYSKKNNNLITEDEYISLIGYYSQIINSNDKNKVYEMFFNFYKDNIYFNMDYLEYLTEKGNKNSINDMTAIIDNIKKYLDKNNHYYLSALGDLYYSRYKVNVENDDIEKSIENYNKAINTKKDNYIYYRKLADAYILKNDYDNASKCYNAAIEIYDKDINLIKDAVYLLKRDMNQNGNLVIGYLKKIIDINKNDDEALEELAGIYENLGDKYNSQIYYSKLLEAVNYNLYIINNEKPNPVLYDKYIKKRNEITKKLEKLQI; the protein is encoded by the coding sequence ATGATAAAAAAAATATTCATTATCTTTTTTACAATCTTAACTATAAACAGCATATCCTTTGCTCAGAAAAAAATAATAATATTTGAAACAGAATACAGTAATAATTATAACTCTTATGCAGTGAAAGATTTAATAATAAAAAATTTATTCGTTAATTCTGACTTTCATATAATACCTTATATGCCGTATAAAAAAAGTGATTATAAAGAAATAAAATCAAAAATTAAAGAACTTACTTTAAATAATAATGCCGATTTATCAATAACTTATGATCTGTTTAAATATAAAAACGGACTTGTACTTAATTATGTAATATTTGACAGAGAAAAACCTAATGAATGGAAAGAAAAAAATATTTATTCAAAAGAAGAAAATTTATTTGAATCTATTAATAAAGTATTAGAAGATATATATTCCTATTCCAAGAAAAATAATAATCTTATAACAGAAGATGAATACATTTCTCTTATAGGTTATTACAGCCAAATAATAAACAGTAATGATAAGAACAAAGTTTATGAAATGTTTTTTAATTTCTACAAAGATAATATTTATTTCAATATGGATTATTTAGAATATCTTACAGAAAAAGGAAATAAAAATTCTATTAATGATATGACTGCAATAATAGATAATATAAAAAAGTACTTGGATAAAAATAATCATTATTATCTGTCTGCTTTAGGAGATTTATATTACAGCAGATATAAAGTTAATGTAGAAAATGATGATATAGAAAAAAGTATAGAAAATTATAACAAAGCAATAAATACTAAAAAAGATAATTATATATATTATAGAAAACTTGCTGATGCTTATATATTAAAAAATGATTATGACAATGCTTCAAAGTGTTATAATGCCGCTATAGAAATTTATGATAAAGATATAAATTTAATAAAAGATGCTGTGTATTTGCTTAAGAGAGATATGAATCAGAATGGGAATTTAGTAATAGGATATTTGAAAAAGATTATTGATATAAATAAAAATGATGATGAGGCTTTAGAAGAATTAGCGGGCATATATGAAAATTTGGGCGATAAATATAATTCTCAAATCTATTATAGTAAATTACTTGAAGCTGTTAATTATAATCTTTACATAATCAATAATGAAAAACCTAATCCTGTATTATATGATAAATACATAAAAAAGCGAAATGAAATAACAAAAAAACTAGAAAAATTACAAATATAA
- a CDS encoding alanine/glycine:cation symporter family protein: MKIINSIITNTNNVMYGYLLLAVFFVISVFFTIRLRGIQISHSIHALKLLFSKHEKGDGIPGFVSFCISTASRVGTGNITGVMGAVSAGGPGALFWMWIMAILGGSLAFSESTLAQLYKEKDSQGKFIGGASFYIKSKLKKPVIAVLFALCMIFTYTTFNGVQANTISSALSKYNVSFIITAIILTVITGIILFSKKRDTITHACVFIVPVMAIPYILMGLFIFFTNLPSVPSVFQNIFVQAFKPSAVFGGAIGITISNGLKRGLFSNEAGMGGAPHAAAAAHTSHPCKQGLIQMFSVFTDTILICSISGFILLLSPEAMKEVKNIEGINLFQYAMESHLGSFGSIFITVCILFFSYSSILGNFFYIKTGAAAVKDNFISYIIVGLMTIVMVFAGSLAEFKTIWGAGDMFMGFMALLNIIVMVILNKPVYLLTKHYVSQLKEHKEPKFSKDIIEELKNDDAITQWDNKN, translated from the coding sequence ATGAAAATTATTAATAGTATAATAACAAATACTAATAATGTAATGTATGGTTATCTTCTTCTTGCTGTATTTTTTGTTATTTCTGTTTTCTTTACCATAAGATTAAGAGGTATACAAATTTCTCATTCTATACATGCTTTAAAACTTTTATTTTCAAAGCATGAAAAAGGAGACGGAATTCCAGGATTTGTAAGTTTTTGTATAAGTACCGCTTCAAGAGTTGGTACAGGAAATATTACAGGGGTTATGGGAGCTGTATCTGCAGGAGGACCGGGAGCTTTATTTTGGATGTGGATAATGGCTATTTTAGGCGGAAGTTTAGCTTTTTCGGAAAGTACATTAGCTCAGCTTTATAAAGAAAAAGATTCTCAAGGAAAATTTATAGGAGGGGCTTCTTTTTATATAAAAAGCAAATTAAAAAAACCTGTAATAGCAGTATTATTTGCTTTATGTATGATATTCACATATACAACTTTTAATGGCGTTCAGGCCAATACAATATCAAGTGCTTTATCAAAATATAATGTATCATTTATTATAACTGCTATTATATTAACAGTAATTACAGGAATAATATTATTCAGTAAAAAAAGAGATACTATAACTCATGCCTGCGTATTCATAGTACCTGTTATGGCAATACCTTATATATTAATGGGACTTTTTATATTTTTTACTAATTTGCCTTCAGTACCTTCAGTATTTCAAAATATATTTGTACAGGCATTTAAGCCTAGTGCTGTTTTTGGAGGTGCTATAGGAATTACAATTTCAAACGGATTAAAAAGAGGTTTATTCTCAAATGAGGCAGGTATGGGAGGGGCTCCGCATGCCGCTGCTGCTGCTCATACTTCTCATCCTTGTAAACAGGGTTTAATACAGATGTTCTCAGTATTTACTGATACTATATTAATATGTTCTATTTCGGGATTCATACTTCTATTATCTCCGGAAGCTATGAAAGAAGTTAAAAATATAGAAGGTATTAATTTATTCCAATATGCTATGGAATCTCATTTGGGAAGTTTCGGTTCTATATTTATTACTGTATGTATATTGTTTTTCTCTTACAGTTCTATACTAGGAAATTTTTTCTATATAAAAACAGGTGCAGCTGCTGTAAAAGATAATTTTATATCTTATATAATAGTTGGGCTTATGACTATAGTAATGGTATTTGCTGGTTCATTAGCTGAATTCAAAACTATATGGGGTGCAGGAGATATGTTTATGGGATTTATGGCTTTATTGAATATTATAGTTATGGTGATACTTAATAAACCTGTATACCTGCTTACTAAACATTATGTAAGTCAATTAAAAGAACATAAAGAACCTAAATTTAGTAAAGATATAATTGAAGAACTAAAAAATGATGATGCTATCACCCAATGGGATAATAAAAATTAA
- a CDS encoding AAA family ATPase — MKDTEKLEIISSLKGLSEFEIKQILNLAYNKGGSLSLEDKTFILKEKEQIIKKSGIIEMVNDESSLDDIGGLDNLKDYIRNKEYIFKNLGKAIKFGVDIPKGILLVGLPGCGKSLASKAIANIFKMPLLRLDIGKLMGKYVGESEENLREAIKISEAVAPCVLWIDEIEKAFAGIGGTGGASDITTRLLGYILTWLQEKKSAVYVVATSNDINSLPSEFFRKGRFDETFRLDLPNAKERKEIFELHLKKRNQDISKLDIISILDKTEGYSGADIEAVVKYAIEKCFVEGCKRLEKKYLEDALSEIKGISKVFEDKLKKMKENLDKYYMKDASKK, encoded by the coding sequence ATGAAAGATACAGAAAAATTAGAGATTATATCTTCACTTAAAGGACTAAGCGAATTTGAAATTAAACAGATATTAAATTTAGCCTATAATAAAGGAGGCTCTTTATCTTTAGAAGATAAAACTTTTATATTAAAAGAAAAAGAACAGATAATAAAAAAATCAGGCATTATAGAAATGGTAAATGATGAAAGCAGTCTTGATGATATAGGCGGGCTTGACAATTTAAAAGATTATATTAGAAATAAGGAATATATATTTAAGAATTTAGGAAAGGCAATTAAATTCGGAGTGGATATTCCAAAAGGTATTTTACTTGTAGGGCTTCCGGGATGCGGAAAATCTTTAGCTTCAAAAGCAATAGCCAATATTTTTAAAATGCCTCTTTTAAGGCTTGATATCGGTAAGTTAATGGGTAAATATGTGGGAGAGAGTGAAGAGAATTTAAGAGAGGCAATAAAAATATCTGAGGCAGTCGCCCCTTGTGTTTTATGGATTGATGAAATTGAAAAGGCTTTTGCTGGTATTGGCGGAACAGGAGGTGCAAGCGATATAACTACTAGGCTTTTGGGATATATACTTACATGGCTTCAGGAAAAAAAATCTGCTGTTTATGTTGTTGCTACCTCAAATGATATCAATTCACTTCCTTCAGAGTTTTTTAGAAAGGGAAGGTTTGATGAAACATTTAGATTGGATCTCCCTAATGCCAAAGAAAGAAAAGAGATTTTTGAGCTTCATCTAAAGAAAAGAAATCAGGATATTTCAAAATTGGATATTATTAGTATTCTTGATAAAACAGAAGGTTATTCTGGTGCTGATATTGAAGCTGTTGTCAAGTATGCCATAGAGAAATGTTTTGTAGAAGGTTGCAAAAGACTAGAAAAAAAATATTTGGAAGATGCTTTATCAGAGATTAAAGGAATATCAAAAGTATTTGAAGATAAACTGAAAAAGATGAAAGAGAATTTGGATAAATACTATATGAAAGATGCTTCTAAAAAATAG
- a CDS encoding L-threonylcarbamoyladenylate synthase, translating into MIINLEKNNLESLEYAANEVIKVINEGGIVVSPTDTVYGMLADAFNTDAVNRIYSIKEREKNKPLLILSKNLESVKKFSNKEVPEIIKKNIPGELTFIMPLLDELKNQFSYLKDTVALRIPNDKYMQLILKGTNPLVAPSANPSGYGIILDGNELAGLYKDKADLIINAGILENKMPSTLYDCLENKVLRQGYVHL; encoded by the coding sequence ATGATAATTAATCTTGAAAAAAATAATTTAGAAAGTTTAGAGTATGCTGCTAATGAGGTTATAAAAGTTATTAATGAAGGCGGAATAGTAGTTTCCCCAACAGATACAGTTTATGGAATGCTTGCCGATGCTTTTAATACTGATGCTGTAAATAGAATATATTCCATAAAAGAAAGAGAAAAAAATAAGCCTCTTTTAATACTGTCAAAAAATTTAGAAAGTGTGAAAAAATTCTCAAATAAAGAAGTACCTGAAATCATAAAAAAAAATATACCGGGTGAATTAACTTTTATCATGCCTCTTTTAGATGAATTAAAAAATCAATTCTCATATTTGAAAGATACGGTAGCTTTAAGAATACCTAACGATAAATATATGCAGCTTATACTAAAAGGAACTAATCCTTTGGTAGCTCCTTCCGCCAATCCTAGCGGTTACGGTATTATACTTGACGGCAATGAATTAGCAGGGCTTTATAAAGACAAAGCTGACTTAATAATTAATGCCGGTATATTAGAAAATAAGATGCCTTCAACACTTTATGACTGCTTAGAAAATAAAGTTCTTCGTCAGGGTTATGTTCATTTGTAA
- a CDS encoding GGDEF domain-containing response regulator, translating to MNENILVVEHRADLLDRFVDLLRGRHYNPIATKSRSQAVNISNESTLDLILLDADIGDSQGLQLLDTFKNQESTKGTPVILLSTPYRKMEFIEEAINLGIDGLIFIPFDEMELVVRVNSCLKYRRLYLEHQKLIKQADYLQNSLNDMTEVSNRNYQSYKDAQKKYDDILNVDLETGLWNKKEFYEQFTRLLYETVRHEETIVLACFCIDGLDSIISEYGIIAAEEIMLKFTEVLKKTTRREDILARFDNNQFMVAFNRMNIKLYDKKIEEIKSFVDKNELEYNGVIIKYTISVGISYTAYKKNYHIEGMEKEIAPVLLALHNAKRRGFASLFVHPTLIKR from the coding sequence ATGAATGAGAATATTTTAGTAGTAGAGCATAGAGCAGACCTTTTAGACAGGTTTGTTGATCTATTAAGAGGAAGACATTATAATCCGATAGCAACAAAATCCAGATCTCAGGCAGTTAATATTTCCAATGAAAGTACATTGGATTTAATACTTTTAGATGCAGATATAGGGGACTCGCAAGGTTTGCAGCTTCTTGATACTTTTAAAAATCAGGAATCTACTAAAGGAACTCCTGTAATTCTTTTAAGTACGCCGTATAGAAAAATGGAGTTTATAGAAGAAGCTATAAATTTAGGTATTGACGGACTTATATTTATTCCATTTGATGAGATGGAGCTTGTAGTAAGAGTTAATAGCTGTTTGAAATATAGAAGACTTTATTTAGAACATCAGAAATTAATTAAACAGGCAGATTATCTTCAGAATTCTTTAAATGATATGACAGAAGTTTCTAATAGAAATTATCAGTCATATAAAGATGCTCAGAAAAAATATGATGATATACTTAATGTAGATTTAGAAACAGGGCTTTGGAATAAAAAAGAGTTTTATGAGCAGTTTACAAGGCTTCTTTATGAGACAGTAAGGCATGAAGAAACTATAGTGCTTGCATGCTTTTGTATAGACGGGCTTGATAGTATTATAAGCGAGTATGGAATCATAGCTGCTGAAGAAATAATGCTTAAGTTTACAGAGGTTCTTAAAAAAACAACAAGAAGAGAAGATATTCTGGCAAGATTTGATAATAATCAGTTTATGGTTGCTTTCAATAGAATGAATATAAAATTATATGATAAGAAGATTGAAGAAATAAAAAGTTTTGTTGATAAAAATGAACTTGAATACAATGGCGTTATAATTAAATACACAATATCTGTTGGCATATCATACACAGCATATAAAAAGAATTATCATATAGAGGGTATGGAAAAAGAAATAGCTCCTGTATTACTAGCACTTCATAATGCTAAAAGGAGAGGATTTGCAAGTTTATTTGTACATCCTACACTTATTAAAAGGTAA
- a CDS encoding DNA-methyltransferase, with the protein MNLDKIIENSLKSNKDDYCHKNNEDSSYYIFNNDCREGLKKIPDNNIDFIVTDPPYFIDGMDNNWNDGELKRRSKYSNVIVGIPAGMKFDRKQGENLQKFLEPICQDFFRILKPGGFCIIFSQGRLYHRTAMALDLAGFEIRDLMAWKYEGQAKAFSQDHFIKKDKNKTEEEKEKLIAELKGLKTPQLKPQMEPMVLAQKPREGTFVENWEKYQVGLMNTNESLDGKFPGTVMEVSKKIRKNETDEKIEHMTVKPVHLISHLIRLFTREGQTVLDPFVGSGSHALAALMNNRNFIGYEIEKKYFDIAKNRLEKEVSQKSLF; encoded by the coding sequence ATGAATTTGGATAAAATTATAGAAAACTCATTAAAATCAAATAAAGACGATTATTGTCATAAAAATAATGAAGATAGCAGTTACTATATATTTAATAATGACTGCCGTGAAGGTTTAAAAAAAATACCTGACAATAATATAGATTTCATAGTAACAGATCCCCCATATTTTATTGACGGAATGGATAATAATTGGAATGACGGAGAATTAAAAAGAAGAAGTAAATACTCCAATGTAATAGTCGGAATACCAGCCGGAATGAAATTTGACAGAAAACAAGGTGAAAATCTTCAAAAATTTTTAGAACCTATATGTCAGGATTTTTTTAGAATATTAAAGCCCGGCGGATTTTGTATAATATTTTCTCAAGGAAGATTATATCATAGAACAGCTATGGCTTTAGATTTAGCAGGTTTTGAAATTAGAGATTTAATGGCTTGGAAATATGAGGGACAGGCTAAAGCATTTTCTCAGGATCATTTCATAAAAAAAGATAAAAATAAAACAGAAGAAGAAAAAGAAAAACTCATTGCTGAACTTAAAGGACTTAAAACTCCCCAGCTTAAACCTCAAATGGAACCTATGGTTTTAGCTCAAAAACCAAGAGAAGGAACATTCGTTGAAAATTGGGAAAAATATCAAGTAGGTTTAATGAATACAAATGAATCTTTAGACGGTAAATTTCCCGGTACTGTTATGGAAGTATCTAAAAAGATAAGAAAAAATGAAACAGATGAAAAGATTGAACATATGACTGTAAAACCAGTGCATTTAATTTCACATCTGATTAGACTTTTTACAAGAGAAGGTCAAACAGTATTAGATCCTTTTGTGGGAAGCGGCTCTCATGCACTTGCTGCTCTTATGAATAACCGTAATTTTATAGGATACGAAATAGAAAAAAAATATTTTGATATTGCAAAAAATAGATTAGAAAAAGAAGTATCTCAAAAATCACTTTTTTAA
- a CDS encoding arginine--tRNA ligase, with amino-acid sequence MLKKIISNILKEALKEYLKNTDIENIESYIEIGYAVDDKFGDYACPAAMRLAKVLKKNPLEIANEIAEKIYKKYFDKIEAAKPGFINLTLSYNYINECINDLINNDNYGKNTAEDKKKILIEYVSANPTGPLHIGHGRWAAIGSALSNILKYAGHEVYQEFYVNDAGEQITKLNESVKALKEGREIPEDGYHGEYIKDIAKQDGVPKDIILESQKKLLERFGTHMDNYASELKIREGGELEKTMDFLDKEGLLFEEDNAVWFRSTKYGDDKDRVVKKSNGTYTYFAPDITYHKNKIDRGYHYLIDILGADHHGYVPRITAAVRAVSKDTASLKVILGQLVRLYRGNELVRMSKRTGDMISLEDVIDEIGVDPTRYFLLMRSYSSSLDFDLELAKKKDNDNPVYYVQYAYARICNIFFKLEEKNMSYDDNKPFDISKIANESSLKLAKIILRFPDEINESAKSLEVYTLINYTYEIAGALHRFYYDNIVLEENAEIRQERLTLIKAVKKILGICFDIIGITKIERMWSEE; translated from the coding sequence ATGCTTAAAAAAATTATCTCAAATATCCTAAAAGAAGCCTTAAAAGAATATTTAAAAAATACTGATATTGAAAATATAGAATCTTATATAGAAATAGGATATGCAGTAGACGATAAATTCGGTGATTATGCTTGCCCTGCTGCTATGAGACTTGCTAAAGTATTAAAGAAAAACCCTTTAGAAATAGCAAATGAAATAGCTGAAAAAATATATAAAAAATATTTTGACAAAATAGAAGCAGCAAAACCGGGATTCATTAATTTAACTTTATCATATAACTACATAAATGAATGTATAAATGACCTTATTAATAATGATAACTACGGAAAAAATACAGCAGAAGATAAAAAGAAAATTTTAATAGAATATGTAAGTGCAAATCCAACAGGTCCTCTTCATATAGGTCATGGAAGATGGGCTGCTATAGGAAGTGCATTATCTAATATACTTAAATATGCAGGACATGAAGTTTATCAGGAGTTCTATGTTAATGATGCCGGCGAACAAATAACTAAATTAAATGAAAGTGTTAAAGCACTAAAAGAAGGAAGAGAAATACCTGAAGACGGTTATCATGGCGAATATATAAAAGATATAGCAAAACAGGACGGAGTACCTAAAGACATTATACTAGAAAGTCAAAAAAAATTATTAGAAAGATTCGGAACCCACATGGATAATTATGCATCTGAATTGAAAATACGCGAAGGCGGAGAATTAGAAAAAACTATGGACTTTCTTGATAAGGAAGGGCTTTTATTTGAAGAGGATAATGCTGTTTGGTTTAGAAGTACTAAATACGGAGATGATAAAGATAGGGTTGTAAAAAAAAGTAACGGAACATACACATACTTCGCTCCGGACATTACATATCATAAAAATAAAATCGACAGAGGGTATCATTATTTAATAGATATATTAGGTGCTGATCATCATGGTTATGTACCTAGAATCACTGCTGCTGTTAGGGCTGTTAGTAAGGATACTGCTTCTTTGAAAGTTATACTAGGACAGTTAGTTCGTCTTTACAGAGGAAATGAACTTGTTAGAATGAGCAAAAGAACAGGTGACATGATTAGTCTTGAAGATGTTATTGATGAGATAGGGGTTGATCCCACTAGATATTTCTTACTTATGCGTTCATATTCAAGCTCTCTTGATTTTGATTTGGAGCTTGCTAAGAAAAAGGATAATGATAATCCTGTTTATTATGTTCAATATGCTTATGCTAGAATTTGTAATATATTCTTTAAATTAGAAGAAAAAAATATGTCTTATGATGATAATAAGCCTTTTGATATTTCAAAAATTGCTAATGAAAGCTCTTTAAAGCTTGCTAAAATAATACTAAGATTCCCTGATGAAATAAATGAATCGGCTAAATCTTTAGAAGTTTATACTCTTATTAATTATACTTATGAAATAGCTGGTGCATTGCATAGATTTTACTACGACAATATTGTACTAGAAGAAAATGCAGAAATAAGACAGGAAAGACTTACTCTAATTAAAGCTGTTAAAAAAATACTTGGTATATGCTTTGATATAATAGGAATAACTAAAATAGAGAGAATGTGGTCTGAAGAATAA
- a CDS encoding VIT1/CCC1 transporter family protein, with protein sequence MSNNISKNTMKILLEMQQNEVTEHAVYLNLVKFVKKEDDRKILESIAKEEYAHSKILEKYTNKKLKPQRLKVLKYFILSFILGYTFVIKIMEGGEKNAENIYSRIVSEVPDANKIAFDEDEHENKLISILDEDRLKYAGSMVLGLSDALVEISGTLAGLSFALQNNKLVALSGIITGISATLSMASSEYLSAKAEGDKNAFKSCSYTGIMYLITVTLLILPYLIFPSNHYLYALITMLCIVVFIIFFFTYYISVAKSLPFKKRFIEMAGISLTVAGISFLIGLLVKQFLGIDI encoded by the coding sequence ATGAGTAATAATATTTCTAAAAACACTATGAAGATTTTATTAGAGATGCAGCAAAATGAGGTAACTGAGCATGCTGTTTATTTAAATCTTGTAAAATTTGTAAAAAAAGAAGATGACAGAAAAATATTAGAAAGTATTGCAAAAGAAGAGTATGCTCATTCAAAGATACTAGAAAAGTATACAAATAAAAAATTAAAACCTCAAAGATTAAAAGTATTAAAATATTTTATACTAAGTTTCATATTAGGATACACATTTGTAATAAAGATAATGGAAGGCGGTGAGAAAAACGCTGAAAATATTTATTCAAGAATAGTATCAGAAGTACCTGATGCCAATAAAATAGCCTTTGATGAAGATGAGCATGAAAATAAACTTATATCTATATTAGATGAAGATAGGCTTAAATATGCAGGTTCTATGGTTTTAGGATTAAGCGATGCTTTAGTTGAGATAAGCGGTACATTGGCAGGTTTAAGTTTTGCTTTGCAAAATAACAAATTAGTAGCATTATCGGGAATTATAACAGGCATCTCTGCTACATTATCAATGGCTTCTTCTGAGTATTTATCTGCTAAAGCTGAAGGGGATAAAAACGCTTTTAAATCATGTTCATATACAGGAATAATGTATTTAATAACAGTAACACTCTTAATACTGCCTTATCTCATTTTTCCAAGCAATCATTATTTATATGCTTTGATTACTATGCTTTGTATAGTTGTATTTATAATATTTTTCTTTACATACTATATATCCGTTGCTAAAAGCCTTCCTTTCAAAAAGAGATTTATTGAGATGGCTGGAATTAGTTTAACTGTTGCAGGTATAAGTTTTTTAATAGGTCTTTTGGTAAAGCAGTTTTTAGGTATCGATATTTAA